In Candidatus Hydrogenedentota bacterium, one DNA window encodes the following:
- a CDS encoding metal ABC transporter permease codes for MIELIEALLDPQAPFLRYAFLAGILSSVAFGVIGAYVVARRITYIAGAIAHSVLGGIGLAIFLQYRLGWTWCEPLHGATAAALLSAVIIGLAGLYAGEREDTIIGAVWAVGMGAGLLFLQWTPGNYDPMSYLFGNILLITKRDLVLILLLDTAVIALAALFHNKLVAVCFDSEFARLRGVRVEAYYLLLLCLTALTVVLLISVVGIVLVIALLTLPAATAGQFARRISSMMLIAVTCCAGVVGGGLGISYSFEILSGPAIILLSGGVYLLVVAGTALARRLRLGKGKPASAIRARDAEQQEHIQGGA; via the coding sequence ATGATTGAGTTGATCGAAGCTCTGCTGGACCCCCAGGCGCCCTTTCTCCGCTACGCGTTTCTCGCGGGCATCCTTTCCAGCGTCGCGTTCGGCGTGATAGGCGCCTATGTCGTCGCCCGGCGCATCACCTATATTGCCGGGGCCATCGCGCACAGCGTGCTCGGCGGCATTGGCCTGGCCATCTTTCTGCAATACCGGCTCGGTTGGACCTGGTGCGAACCGTTGCACGGCGCCACGGCCGCGGCGCTCCTGTCGGCCGTGATTATCGGCCTGGCCGGGCTCTATGCGGGTGAACGGGAAGACACTATCATTGGCGCGGTCTGGGCCGTCGGCATGGGCGCCGGCCTGCTGTTTCTTCAATGGACTCCGGGCAACTACGACCCGATGAGCTACCTTTTCGGCAATATTCTCCTCATAACGAAGCGCGACCTGGTCCTGATTCTGCTCCTGGACACGGCCGTGATCGCGCTAGCCGCACTTTTCCACAACAAGCTGGTCGCCGTGTGTTTCGACAGCGAGTTCGCGCGGCTCCGGGGCGTGCGCGTTGAGGCCTATTACCTGCTGTTGCTGTGCCTCACCGCGCTGACGGTCGTGCTCCTGATTTCGGTCGTCGGCATTGTCCTCGTGATTGCGCTGCTTACCCTGCCCGCGGCCACCGCCGGTCAATTCGCCCGGCGGATCAGTTCGATGATGCTCATCGCCGTGACCTGCTGCGCGGGCGTGGTCGGCGGCGGCCTCGGTATCAGTTATTCCTTCGAGATATTGAGCGGCCCGGCCATTATTCTTTTGAGCGGCGGCGTGTACCTGCTTGTCGTTGCCGGAACCGCGCTCGCTCGCCGATTGCGCCTGGGAAAAGGGAAACCAGCCTCCGCAATCAGGGCGCGTGATGCGGAACAACAGGAGCACATTCAGGGAGGGGCCTGA
- a CDS encoding metal ABC transporter ATP-binding protein — protein sequence MNPQPESTQNSVATTRPARPHRPIVCLKDLSFAYEEMPIIEGVNLDIEEGAFAVVVGPNGGGKTTLVRLIAGMLRPTAGSVLVFGRSPSHVRARIGYTPQHLHFDTRFPVTVFDVILMGRVERRLGGPYTAKDREIARRVLDEVSLAEYASVPFASLSGGQRRRSLLARALASEPDLLLLDEPMAGVDAAAEKRLFELLKRLNRRMTIVMVSHNLSFVTGFVDSVICVNRSVALHPTAAVTTEAIRRLYGTDVRIIQHDYHYPEERHLHD from the coding sequence ATGAACCCGCAGCCTGAATCGACGCAAAATTCCGTTGCCACAACGCGGCCGGCCCGGCCGCATCGGCCCATCGTTTGCTTGAAAGACCTCTCCTTCGCCTATGAGGAGATGCCCATAATTGAAGGGGTGAACCTGGACATCGAAGAAGGCGCATTTGCCGTGGTGGTTGGACCTAACGGCGGCGGCAAGACCACGCTCGTGCGGCTCATCGCCGGCATGCTGCGCCCCACGGCGGGCAGCGTCCTTGTGTTTGGCCGTTCGCCCAGTCATGTGCGCGCGCGCATCGGGTACACGCCCCAGCATCTTCACTTTGACACCCGCTTCCCGGTCACGGTATTCGACGTGATATTGATGGGGCGCGTCGAGCGCCGTCTTGGCGGTCCGTACACCGCGAAGGACCGCGAAATCGCCCGGCGTGTCCTGGACGAGGTTTCGCTCGCCGAATACGCATCGGTTCCCTTTGCCAGCCTCTCCGGAGGGCAACGCAGACGCAGCCTCCTGGCAAGGGCGCTCGCTTCCGAACCGGACCTGCTGCTGCTTGACGAGCCCATGGCGGGAGTTGATGCCGCCGCCGAGAAGCGCCTCTTTGAACTGCTCAAGAGACTCAACCGCCGCATGACGATTGTCATGGTTTCGCACAATCTGAGTTTCGTCACCGGCTTTGTAGACAGCGTGATCTGCGTTAACCGCAGCGTTGCCCTGCATCCGACCGCGGCAGTCACGACGGAAGCCATCCGAAGACTGTACGGAACCGATGTCCGCATTATTCAACATGATTACCATTACCCCGAGGAGCGCCACCTCCATGATTGA